Proteins from a genomic interval of Sugiyamaella lignohabitans strain CBS 10342 chromosome C, complete sequence:
- the VMA3 gene encoding H(+)-transporting V0 sector ATPase subunit c (Proteolipid subunit c of the V0 domain of vacuolar H(+)-ATPase; dicyclohexylcarbodiimide binding subunit; required for vacuolar acidification and important for copper and iron metal ion homeostasis; GO_component: GO:0016021 - integral component of membrane [Evidence IEA]; GO_component: GO:0016021 - integral component of membrane [Evidence ISM] [PMID 12192589]; GO_component: GO:0016021 - integral component of membrane [Evidence IDA] [PMID 15252052]; GO_component: GO:0016020 - membrane [Evidence IEA]; GO_component: GO:0033179 - proton-transporting V-type ATPase, V0 domain [Evidence IEA]; GO_component: GO:0033177 - proton-transporting two-sector ATPase complex, proton-transporting domain [Evidence IEA]; GO_component: GO:0005774 - vacuolar membrane [Evidence IEA]; GO_component: GO:0000220 - vacuolar proton-transporting V-type ATPase, V0 domain [Evidence TAS] [PMID 10224039]; GO_component: GO:0000220 - vacuolar proton-transporting V-type ATPase, V0 domain [Evidence TAS] [PMID 9442887]; GO_component: GO:0005773 - vacuole [Evidence IEA]; GO_function: GO:0015078 - hydrogen ion transmembrane transporter activity [Evidence IEA]; GO_function: GO:0015078 - hydrogen ion transmembrane transporter activity [Evidence TAS] [PMID 12482875]; GO_process: GO:0015991 - ATP hydrolysis coupled proton transport [Evidence IEA]; GO_process: GO:0006878 - cellular copper ion homeostasis [Evidence IMP] [PMID 9434348]; GO_process: GO:0006879 - cellular iron ion homeostasis [Evidence IMP] [PMID 9434348]; GO_process: GO:0006897 - endocytosis [Evidence IMP] [PMID 2145283]; GO_process: GO:0006811 - ion transport [Evidence IEA]; GO_process: GO:0006623 - protein targeting to vacuole [Evidence IMP] [PMID 2145283]; GO_process: GO:0015992 - proton transport [Evidence IEA]; GO_process: GO:0015992 - proton transport [Evidence TAS] [PMID 12482875]; GO_process: GO:0006810 - transport [Evidence IEA]; GO_process: GO:0007035 - vacuolar acidification [Evidence TAS] [PMID 10224039]; GO_process: GO:0007035 - vacuolar acidification [Evidence TAS] [PMID 9442887]; GO_process: GO:0007033 - vacuole organization [Evidence IMP] [PMID 2145283]), with translation MAGIIAIYGLVVSVLVTGSLKQQQALYTGFIQLGAGLSVGLAGLAAGFAIGIVGDAGVRGTAQQPRLFVGMILILIFAEVLGLYGLIVALLLNSRATQDVTC, from the coding sequence ATGGCTGGTATCATTGCCATTTACGGTCTCGTAGTGTCTGTCCTTGTTACCGGTTCTctcaaacaacaacaagccTTGTATACTGGATTCATCCAACTTGGTGCTGGTCTTTCCGTTGGCTTGGCTGgtcttgctgctggttttgCTATTGGTATCGTGGGTGATGCCGGTGTCAGAGGTACTGCCCAACAACCCAGATTGTTCGTTGGTATGATTTTGATTCTCATTTTCGCCGAAGTTTTGGGTCTTTACGGTCTTATTgttgctcttcttttgaacTCTAGAGCTACTCAAGATGTGACTTGTTAA
- the PRP46 gene encoding Prp46p (Member of the NineTeen Complex (NTC); this complex contains Prp19p and stabilizes U6 snRNA in catalytic forms of the spliceosome containing U2, U5, and U6 snRNAs; GO_component: GO:0000974 - Prp19 complex [Evidence IPI] [PMID 12088152]; GO_component: GO:0005737 - cytoplasm [Evidence IEA,IEA]; GO_component: GO:0005634 - nucleus [Evidence IEA,IEA]; GO_component: GO:0005681 - spliceosomal complex [Evidence IEA]; GO_component: GO:0005681 - spliceosomal complex [Evidence IDA] [PMID 11884590]; GO_function: GO:0003674 - molecular_function [Evidence ND]; GO_process: GO:0008380 - RNA splicing [Evidence IEA]; GO_process: GO:0007049 - cell cycle [Evidence IEA]; GO_process: GO:0006397 - mRNA processing [Evidence IEA]; GO_process: GO:0000398 - mRNA splicing, via spliceosome [Evidence IMP] [PMID 12554883]), with amino-acid sequence MSSEYIGRLTSQLFPDSPLESVLDVEYTGVPRLRIRRKLVDYNEVKDLPQELADKLAQANAKKGKSTNGGRIKKRIQREKVNLGQDADVTTAKLIETVSENDRNSAAKSGTGSSDLAVVVQTKTPLQKQELPSINRNNFSAESAVSVRSPLHAVHAQVRPTWHPPWKLKRVLAGHQGWVRSVCVDPDNKFFATGSADRTIKIWDLASGRLRVTLTGHIMAVRGLVISPRHPYLFSAGEDKMVKCWDLEHNKVVRQYHGHLSSVYSVDLHPTLDLLVTAGRDSVARVWDIRTRHPVHVLTGHKATVSQVRCQSADPQVITTSMDSTVRLWDLAAGKTQTVLTHHKKSVRALTLHPTEFTFATGSPDNIKQWKFPEGAFMHNFAPPQNAIINTLSVNEDGVMFAGGDDGSMGFFDWSSGYKFQQFDTVAVPGSLSAESGIFASTFDRSGLRLITCEADKSVKIWAEDNEATEETHPLQWKPTL; translated from the coding sequence ATGTCATCGGAATATATAGGGCGACTCACGAGTCAGCTCTTTCCAGATAGCCCCCTTGAGTCTGTGCTTGACGTGGAGTATACAGGGGTACCCAGGTTGCGTATTCGACGCAAGCTGGTGGATTATAACGAAGTAAAGGACCTGCCGCAAGAGCTTGCTGACAAGTTGGCACAGGCCAATGCGAAGAAGGGCAAGTCCACTAATGGCGGTCGTATTAAGAAGAGAATACAGAGGGAAAAAGTTAATCTTGGTCAAGATGCAGATGTCACTACTGCTAAACTAATAGAAACAGTTAGTGAAAATGATCGCAATTCAGCAGCAAaatctggaactggtagCTCTGACttggcagtggtggtgcaAACGAAAACACCACTTCAGAAACAAGAATTACCGTCAATTAATAGAAACAACTTCTCAGCTGAATCAGCTGTGTCTGTCCGGTCGCCTCTGCATGCTGTTCATGCTCAAGTAAGACCAACGTGGCATCCGCCATGGAAACTGAAACGAGTTCTTGCTGGTCATCAAGGCTGGGTCAGGAGTGTTTGCGTTGATCCTGATAACAAATTTTTCGCTACAGGATCTGCTGATAGAACTATTAAAATATGGGACTTGGCATCTGGTAGACTTCGAGTTACTCTCACTGGTCATATCATGGCTGTACGAGGATTGGTAATATCACCTCGCCATCCATACTTATTCAGTGCCGGAGAAGATAAAATGGTCAAATGTTGGGATCTAGAGCATAACAAGGTTGTACGGCAATACCATGGCCATCTGAGCTCGGTGTATTCCGTGGATCTACATCCTACTCTGGATTTATTGGTTACTGCGGGCAGGGATTCTGTTGCCAGAGTATGGGATATACGTACCCGACATCCAGTCCATGTCCTTACTGGCCATAAGGCAACAGTGAGTCAAGTGAGATGTCAAAGTGCTGATCCACAAGTGATTACTACATCTATGGATTCCACAGTAAGACTATGGGATCTGGCTGCTGGAAAGACCCAAACTGTTTTAACCCATCACAAGAAATCGGTACGTGCATTGACCCTACATCCGACCGAATTCACTTTTGCAACTGGCAGTCCGGACAATATTAAGCAATGGAAGTTTCCTGAAGGAGCTTTTATGCACAATTTTGCACCACCCCAAAACGCCATTATTAACACTCTAAGTGTCAACGAAGATGGCGTTATGTTTGcgggtggtgatgatggaTCAATGGGCTTTTTCGACTGGAGCTCTGGCTATAAATTTCAGCAATTTGATACAGTCGCAGTGCCAGGATCACTAAGTGCAGAATCTGGTATATTTGCCAGTACTTTTGATCGGTCTGGTCTGCGTCTTATTACTTGTGAAGCTGACAAGAGTGTTAAAATATGGGCTGAAGATAATGAAGCTACTGAAGAAACCCACCCTCTCCAGTGGAAGCCTACTTTGTAG